The DNA window tggtATCGCTGTTATTACTGCATAACAATTCCCTTAGAGTATGTCGAGTCTTTTATGGCACAACTGGAATGCAAATGCACCTAGTAGAACCGACCTCCATTCGAAATGCACTAATGGTTAATCCGATTCCAGGGCACagtgcacacacacacatacttgCTATGACTAATCCCTTCGGCATCCAATTGTGTGGACAATATTGCATTGCATTGCCTGCCTGAATCCGATCGCTAATCCTGTAGTATCCCGCAGAGGAATaccaaaaataggtacctatgGCACTTTAGATCCTATTTGGGACGGGGTTTCGAGTGAAACATGGAACCAACTGACCACGAGCCACTTCCGCATCGATTTATATTCAATCACCACCACAGCTGTGATTGGCCTTTTGCACCTACGAAGGGAAAACTAATTCGCTGTTGATTAACCTCATTATCCAACATAGCTCTGTCCGTCCACTCCCAGTCCCATCCAGCTGGAGCTTTACCCCCGCCGCGAGTTGTCACCACGAACCAACAAGGGTATTGAACATGTTGGTCACGCCGCCTGCTAACCATGTTTATTTTTCGCCATCCATTGCGCAAACATTTGAATACAAAATCCCACATCAGACAGAGCTAAAGCTTCGCGTATTTATAGCCCACCACCCTCCACCTCAATATGTAATAGTGGTTTTTCACATTTCCAAAGCTCACGCTTTACCGCTCAGCACCGCGGCGGCAATTGCTGGATGAAAAATTAAAAGGCAACCAGCGCGCTTTGATTATATGTTTGGTGGCGATTGAACCAATTATTTAAACTATCGCTGCTGGCAGTCTGGCTGTCATTacgaaccaaccaaccaaccgacCCTTCCTCTTCCAAGCTCGGACCCAAAAGCGCATTCACGGTGGGCTGCCACGtgatttgaattaaaataacaGCAGCCCTCGATCTCCCAACTCTCCTCGTTTATCATCGTCAGTATAGTTGCGAATAGTGTATGACAATGTCCGGACTGTTGAAACTGCAACACTTGTTACGAGTGGAACCATGGAATGGGAGGGGGGGAGGTGATGAGAGTGCGCTGGCTGAATAACAAATGGTTTATTTACACTTTACCTACATATTTGCATAtaattaaaatttcaattatctTCCACATAAATTGCTGAAGGGCCCGGCGGGAATGGGAAGCTTATTGGGGAACGGATGGTCGCGAGATTGAGAATAATTAAACATGACTAGTGGATTAGGCAATCAATCGATTGCTTTATGGACAATGAtaacaacgaaaaaaaaaatcgaaattgatacTTATGCTGGAAATGGAAGCCATTAGCAGTGTGTTatgttgttaatttttttatgttttactGTACGTGCCTACGGTACTCCTGGTCTGGTGGTTACTTTTGGTACTCGTTATATATTCGAGTTCCGACAGCGGAATGCTTATATTCCGGTCAGATTAGACATGTCGATTCTACAcatgaaatatgcaaaaaaatcaatatataccGCATTCATCATGCACCATTTTCTCGAAAATCTTTGGTAAGCAGCAAGGATGAAGCCCTGAAATTTCAAAGGCCCGCTCGGACAAAGTAAGAGTAAACAGGTAAACGAAATCACTTGCTATGAGAACTTTACGCGTGCTTATAATgtatatattccagctgtaaggATGGAAATTGAAGGTGTTGTCAACGATGAGAGTTTAACATGCGATGATCTGCTGCAGTACCGGGTTGGCTGATTTAGAGACCACTTATTTCAGCTGGTGAAAACACTGGATTTCAAACGCTTGAATTCAGTGTGATTAGCGGGGGATAGTTCGAAAAcctacccccaatcaaactcttatcaggtgaccttcgctggaacAGCATTATTGAACTacatcctcttgcacaagggGTTTGTCAGCCTGtccgtctgtttgtaccgcgggtagtGCATTGCtcaaattgcaaacaattggaccTTCATTGCAGCAACAAGGCCCTCTGTGGAAAGCGCGGTGAAAATCACgtggatgattcgtgcagttaGAATGCAGTATAATGCTCTTGCTGCGCGAGAGTCTGCAAGCGTTCTTTcacagaaatgttaaagaaagctacgccaccaCCCTCAACGAACCTCTATGTTCTTTTACCTTtgaaggaacatttcctctcctaaaatTCCTTGGAAAGCCCAGAAGGTATCTCTCGACGAGACTCCGAAAGTGACATTTCATGGGAATGCTGTAACCAAgtcgaagcaagtagctcctggtctccgaGGATTAAGATCAGAGAAGAAGTTCCCAACAAACACTCCAAgagttcctttgtttcagttcgagaataatcgcggcacggGAAATATCAAACTCTCGGATATTGTGGACTGAATAATAGAAACtctcaatataactgatcctattgaAAGTCTGTTGTTAGCTTTTCTACCTATTATAAGAACATTGTTGTTGACTgcaaaatggcccctcctttaagcgattgtatccttcgatggctaactcatagCAGGAGGTTGTGGATTTGATCACTCTTCTACAGTGGGATTGGAGAAGTATCATAGCaaatatggattttttttaaatttttaataaatagcttGTGACGCGATGCAAATCATTACAcactggatgcacatctccggcgtattgggctcgtggatgttggtgtctgcgcttgtggcgatggctatcacgatatcgtACACATTGTCCGGGCGTGTACCGAGTACTGTTTCGTCAGAACTTTGGGCCTGATTAAGACCTCCCAATTAATATTTCCAGTTCGGGATGCCGCGATCTCCCCCTCCTCTATTcttaaaataaaacaattttagagttTAGTAACTCTCCCAGAAGGCCCCTGAACTATTTTTGTGGCGCCGACTCGCACCAGAGCGCTACTACGTGATTGTCTTTACCCCTTGCATCAACTGAAATTTAAGccaaagggctcgagcgtttataCGTtagcgtgttcgatcgcgtgggcgtttatATGTCGCAtttgctagcgtgtatgtaacttcgcgtgtataaattcgattttaaaaccaTGTGTccgttcgcatattcgcgtatgtTCTTGAATTATTGCGCTTGGACCGTGATTCTGGTACTTAATTTTCTGTGTACAGTTCGAATGttagaagagagtaagtttttcatatcactagagtccccgGTCATGTCATTATTGGACGTGTTATCTAGTAGATATGAGCGTCGAATTTTTATTGGTCTAActaaaggcatggacctaggctgcttGGGCTGagagtagagacttccggacgtaatcgattcatgatcgctgGAATACGGGCGATTGTAGGCTCACATTTCAGACCGCGTTTGCacatttataagtgctaaagcGTTCACTTAGACATCGGGACGTTATCCTGCTTGTGagaggatgatcgcgaagggctcgagcgtttatatgtcAACGTGTGTGTATCGCGTCTGCTGGCGTGTAGGTAACTTTGCATGGGTAAATTCCATTTCACGATCGTGTGGCCATTcgtatatttgcgtgtgttcttgaatgatcgcgcggccCGTGAATATGATACTTAATAGGGacctttaatttggaaaaattgtgtcagTTTTACATAGgtattgatagcgggtgtccttacgagcacactcatatcatttttaaactttaattattcttttctgatttttaaattaaaaaaatccaaattaaattcatccaacaaactgacagttgtcctgctaaatgacgtatctgcaaatatctcgttcgcctcattgttaaccgggacagcaccccactcagcatgatctggtacttttgctaTCCGCTAGCAggctgccatcccaagtttcatatgcaaactatggtagatctgataaggcaacctatagaatcgtgcaagtcgcatgggcttgggtgtgttattgtcctaaaaggaaacaaactaaaaaatgttttttttcaatagtttcgggcctacaaattgaaaaaggactaagatattaactcacggtactattcTGCATCaggatatgccttaacccgcacacccctaaagatccctattttcggtctacggttcagatactagaagagagtgaccccatatcactaaagttcccgggtatgtcgccatggaatgtCTTTTCTAGTGAATAGTCACTAGTCACTTTTTGGTTTGGTCCCACTGAAGGTAGATACTAGGCTGCAAGGAACGAAGGTAGATACTTCCGCGCGTGATccattcatgatcgtgcgagcggtGAGTTAAAACTCGtgaccgcgtttgtgaatttataggCGCTTAAACTTTCACTCAATTACAGACGTTTTTTAATGTTGGCACGACCGCAGGCGTAAGTATGTTTGGATAATTGCAATTGCATGCTCGTGTTTGTGACCAGGCTTCTGTTATCACGAAGGCCACGAACGGTTGTACGTTTTGAATCGGAGAAATTGTGAGCgcatatgagagaatatgcaattttttttattcatttcgtttatttgataggcacaaatgtgttagcttggcggtgccaaattcttttgttttaacattttggatattttaaaactaggaggttactatgttgaaatatttttttaagagaaaaaatttacagctatctaaagactagaaataagattctatatacaagagagggggctgaatatgcaattgattgtgttagtgtgaatctaatagcgttttcgttttttttgtgctacaccggtgtagtgcaaagaaagagatagactgattacacccaagtttgaatgagtgtagcaccgactacaccggtgtagtgcactgtcaaaaacaaaaacgaCATAATTtaagataaagtaataaaaggaaaataaCATCCgattaaaggaaaaaaatcaaagaGATTATGTAAaagcgtataaattgaccgatattgTTTTACATGAGTAGTAGAAAAGCATACTACTAGAAGTGCAGTAAATACGAACTAATGAAGCAGAAAAAatacacatgtaacatgcagtCAAACTACTTGgactcgtctaaatgccagcaaatgataTTGATTTACCAATTTaccatgctatgctgaccgggaatggatgaatCACGTTCTCCGGTAAACTAGTTTTACCTTAATTTATCTAATCCAGTCTTcccgaatcaatcgaatcaaatgCTCGGATTGAATTCCTGAAACAAGTAATAAACGAATCCCCAGAATTACCCACTATTCCAttatatacgccagttctgcatccatttcaTGACCCAGctatcacaaatactcagacgaacacatacacagatagacatacgacttgcacataacaattgtacacttgtattgaaaactacaattattactacACAAACACTAATAGActtctacttttacatttctttatgTAATCAGCCTGGACACAATGATGGATAATTTAtcattcgaaattttaaataaacttaaattttaaattctcgTGAAATACAATTGATTTGGGATGTTcaaaagtttaattttatttacatATCTTTACTTGATTTTCTAAGATTCTCACTCAAAATGTCACCGCCTTCAGAACCCCAACACTTATAGGCTGTGTCAGTTTGCCATTAATCCGGTTGGAATCCGTGGCACAAAATGGCGAACAGCTATAAGAACTTTGCCACGATAGAAGATAGTTAGTTAAATCAGACCCAGGGAAGCTAACCCGATGTGAGTTTGACATGACGTAGGTGGTCTTTATCCCGTTAGCTGTGACTGATGTGCAATACAATCGTTTACAGTaatcactggctgaagtatgtGGTCCTTAAAACAGCCGACCCCGTGCTTCAGCAGAGTCGCGCGAATCAAACTCGTCTCGGTGACAacgccgtcgatctcaacttcttTTGTAGGTACTTACAAGCGATATGCCTTCAAAAAGTGGTCACCGCTAGTAatgttatttgtttgtttttgactGGTTACCAAGAAGGGCTTATTAGCGCGAATCTTTAATATTTCGGTCACGGTCAAATATCGTTGTGTCAAcgctttttatgttttttttctttgacgCGATAGAAAATAGAAAGTGCCCAAATGAGATACTTTAAGTCCaggaatcgattttatttcaacatccGTTTGAGCGTGAGGGGAATTGTAGCTATGAAAAGTCAATTTCGAGCCGGCCTAGAGAACAGAAACAGAGATAAAGAAATCGGCAATAGGAATTAACGAGGGTGGCAAGTGAGCTTGATTCGATAAGAAATCGGATAGAACTACTGCAGCATGTGGCTTCAGATTAATATTAAgagtttaattttattttacatgaATTATCGCTTGGATATCCTGGTTTAAAAGAGTCAGAGGATCGGGAGTGCTGGTGTTACAAGTCACTCGTCCGGAAGGATTTTTCAGTGGTCGGAAGGATCGGGCACCTCGTCCAGTACACTCCGAATCGGCTGCGGAATCAGTTGAAACAGAAAGTCAAGTCCCGCAACGAAATGTAGACTCAAATCTTTGGATTATCGCTTTGTTTTTACGTGAGTTTAGCTCAATACGTTTTGTTTACATTGTGTAAGTTTTACTAAGAGCTCTgaacttacttttattcctgCACACCCCTGGTGGTGCAAAAAGCCGTTTTGAAAGATCGCCATCCTGGGCGATTGGCCGCCATCGCCTTGACCTGCTGCCAGGTCACactttcgtcgacttctttTATTTCCTTGTTGATGCTGCGCTGCCATGAGCCTCTAGGTCTGCCTCTACTGCGATGTCGTGCTGGGTTCCAGTCTAACGCTCGCTTGCAGATTTCGTTTCCGCCCTTGCACTGAGTGTGGCTGACCCAACTCCCACCCGAATTTCTGTCGCTATCGGCTTCTGGTGACATCGACGATGGAGCTCAGCATTGGAGATCCAATTGTGAGGCCACCATGCACGAATTATGTACCGCAGGCATCTATTGATGAAGACCTGCAGCCATTGCGTGTTCTCCACTGATACGCACTAGGTTTCACTGGCATATAGTAGTACAGATTTCACGTTCGAGTTGAATATTCGGATTTTGGTGCGTCGACTATTCTGATTGTTTTTTCCAGATATTTCTTAAACTCGCAAAAGCAGCCCTCGCCTTCTTGATCCGTGCTCCTATGTCGATCTTGGTGCCTTCATTAGACGCCATTTGGCTACCAAGATATTGGAAGCTTTCGACATTCTCCACTGCTTGCCCAGCTACCGTAAAGCTGGAAGGGTTGACCGTGTTTATATCCAACGATTTGGTCTTGTTGACGTTGATTTTGAGACCTGCCGCTGAGGAGCGATCAACAAGATCATCAAGCTTACTGCATGTCAGAGCGCCGTTGTGCTAGGAGAGCAACGTCATCAGCCAATTCGAAGTCATCCAGGTGCTCCATAGTAATAGGTTGCCACAGCAACCCACGATTTGGCTCACGGTCAATCGCTCCTACCAGGATCTCGTCGATTACGATGAGGAACAGTAGCGGTAGCGGTGATAGAATACATCCTTGCCTAACTCCAGCCACGACCCGGATGGGGTCAGACAAGACACCATCGTGCAATATTCTGTACGAAAATGCCTCGTACTGTGCTTCAATTGGACCGATGATTTTCTCAGGGACTCCCTTGCGTCTCAGTGCTCCCCACATATTTTCGTAATTGAGACGGCCGAAAGCTTTTTCGTAGTCGATGAACACTAAGTAGAGAGACTCTTGGAATTCATTGACTTGCTCCAGGATGATACGGAGCGTGACAATATTGTCGGCACAGGATCGTCCGGCACGGAATCCTGCCTGCTGCCGTCGGAGAGTTGCGTCAAACTTCTCCTGTATCCGGTTCAGGATCACTTTGCAGAGAATTTTGAGAACGATACACAGTAACAGGATGCCCCGCCAATTATCGCATACAGTCAGGTCACTAAGACGCCTTGCATCCAGTCGGCCGGAAAAGTCGCGGTGTCTCATATATTGTAGAATAATTGATGCAACAGTTGTGCAGATACTACGGGGTCAGCTTTGAGCATCTCTGCTGATATGCGATCGACCCCTGGGGCTCTGTTCAATTTCATGCTCCGGATGGCTGGTTCTATCTCTTGCAATGATGGAGCTTCGGTGTTGACGCGGGTAATACCTCGAACCCTTGGCGGATCATGCCGAGTTGTTGGTGGCGTGGCCGACACTTGAAAAGGGTTTTCAAAGAGTTCGAACCAGCGTTTCAGTCAGCTGGTCAGCGCGGTCGGTTAACAACTGTCCAGACGTGTCTTTCACGGGCATCTTAGCATTAATCTTTGTCCCACTAAGGCGGCGTGAGATATCGTAGAGGAGACGGATGTCGCCAGGCTTTCTCACCTTCGTCGGCTAGGGAGTCTGCCCACGCTCTTTTGTCCTGTCTACATGAGTGTTTCACTTCCTTCTCTAGAGCCGAATAGCACTGACGGGCTGCGGATTTGGCTCCTCGTGTTTTAGCTTCCTCTATCTTCTTCCAGGTGTCATCTGTGATCCACTGTTTTCTCTGGTTACGTAGCTCACCCAGATTATTCTCGCCGGTAGCGATGAAGGCGTTCTTGATGGCGGTCCATTGATTTTCTAGGCTTCCACCTTCCGGAATATCTGCAGCATGGTTCTCCAGCTCCTCGACTTACCGCAGCATCTTCCAGACGACGTGTGTTAACCCGACGCCCGATCTTCTCCTCCTGTCGATAAATCCTTGCAATACGCAGCCGGATCTCGCCGATTAGGAGATGGTGGTCGTACGCTATATCGGCGCTACGATTGTTACGCACATCAAGGAGGCTCCTTCTCCATTTTCGACTGACGCAGATGTGATCGATTTGATTCTCCGTGAAGCCATCACGGGAAACCCATGTCACTTTGTGTACTGGCCGATGGTGGAAGAGCGATCCCCCGATCACCATGTCATTGTTGCTACAAAACTCTGCAGCTCTCCGTTTTCGCTCATTTCTCCGAGGCCATGACGTCCCATGACGTGCTCATAGTCCGAGTTATATCGGAGCCCACCTTCGCGTTGAAGTCGCCCATGTAGATCTTGATATCACCTTACGGAATTTTATCCACGATAGCATTCAGTTGACTGAAAAAGTTCTCCTTTTCTTGCATTTCGGCAGCATCAGCTGGCGCGTAACATTGGATCATGGTAAGGTTTCGAACCCGTGTTctgaatctggcaacgattatTATCTCATTAACAGGCTCCCACTTCATTAGCGCAGTGTAGGCGTGCGCGCTGAGCAGGAAGCCAACTTCACGGTGACGATGAGCGTGTTCCCACGACGGCAATCTGTGTTCTCCAAAGTTCGGCCAACGGACTTCGCTCAGTCCTAGGATCTCAAGTTGTGCCAATTTACCCTGCTGGGCTAGGGTTAATACATTCCAAGTTCCAATTCGTGTCCGTTGTTTCCTGCTAAAAGTCGTTGCCGTTAAATCAGTTTGAAATCTTTCTCTGAAGCCATCGcgaaaataatcgttttttGAGCACGTACCTGGgaaccagggatgccaggtgcacagattaatctgtgtttcAAAGCTCGTCATAAGTTCAATATTCCTGAGGAAGGTGGAAAGCAGAAGTCTAAGTTTGCtaaaaaaaatgcatgatttggcaggcaatttACTAGCGTGGAAAGCGGAGCACCCCGTTGGAGATAACCGGAACGATCAATAGAAAGGTGTACTCGAAAAAAATGACTCCAAAAGCGTCTACTTCGCACTTAGTATAtaaatgtagctttcaaataatcTTGTATTGTAAGCCTCTTAAAATAAACagacaattaaaaaaatgctttttcgatattttaattGGATTACAatgtaaaatgtttaaaaaagcaTTCTCAGGAATGATGTTCCGTGATGACGGTTCTTTAGGAATTGATTATTATATTCTTCCTAGTAGTTTATATCCAATTTCAATTGAAAAATAATGtaataaaaacattattttcCTATCACAGAAGTTCTTAGAATCATGTTGACAGATGTCGGATTGAATAAAAACTCCTCACTGGCCTGATTGCTGTACAGTGTATGATGATTCAAAAGTGTGATGCATACATAATTCGATCTTGATTATGAAGCTACAATTCTCGGTAAAATATGCTGATCCCAGCAATTTGCCAGAACCGCCACCCATATCCACACAGCGCCAACGGTGCGCACGTACATATTATAGTTTCGTTCGATTCCATGGCGCACCAGTCAAAATAGCATCCGCATCACACACACAATTTGCCAATATTATTCCTCTGCATTGCATCCAATTGCcccgacgatgatgatgatgcaacTGGTTGGTAGCATGTAATAATGTGTGGAAAATTTCCGCCAGCCACAATCTGTGTAGTGCTTCCAGGCCAGAGTAAGGACCTCCGATATCGGGCGGTTTCTACTCGAGGAACAAGACCCGTCGAACTTGATCGTCTTGTCGAGTCGAACCGAACCGAGCCAAGCAGAGGAAAATTGAAACTCATTTTCACACAGGAAGGAAGCAATTTTCTATTCTTCACGATTGACTTGATTTTGCTGTATGCACACAGTGCACTGCTTGCTTGCAGTGAACTAGGTTTCAGCCGAATCGAGTCAACTGATAACAGAGTAATACCGGTACACCCCCCCAAACTCTGGGGAGAGTCATGTGCATGTGCGACAGGATGCCGATGTCGCCCTGGTTTCAACTGTGTAGTACGGAGGAACTGATTTGGAAAACTTACCAGCGGGAAAGATTGTGTCAGTGTTGCCAGGGGTAATCTATTTAATATTTaagaaatttatgaataaacttGACAATCCGTGTCGAAATTTGCCATCACTGTTCATCTCGTAGCTCGTCGGAAACATGGGCGGACGAAAAGCGTTTATCAAATTTAATCAAAGTTGATGCAATTTGTTTGCGGTTATGTAATCAAAAGCGAACTAATACCTCCAATCAGTTCCAAGTCGGAGTTTTCTTTCCATTTCCAGACGACAGACTCTATCTAACACACCACTGAATGGGCGAAAGAGAAATGTTCTGTCACGTACGCATCCTACGGCTGACGTGTGATGGTGGGCGAAAGTTTTCAAGCCTGATGGATGCCAGAAACAAACCGAAATCGAAACGAAAACGTATAGAGCAAACTTTGGAGCCCAAAAGGGAAAAAGGAAATAGATAATTTCATCCTTAGCGGGTAAACTTTCAACTAGATAAACATTGGCCCGAGAGCAATGGCATCGTGGAGGCGGGGTGGGGGCATTCGGGTGTGTTGATAAATGCAAAAGGACAAGTTTTGAACAAATTTCTCACATCTATCATTCAGGGTTTCGTCGTCTGTGCGCCGCGTGTGTCTTACTACGGGGGACGCCAATGCATCCAACGCTGCAGTCTAGGAGGACCTGATTCCTGGTATCACAGGGATATGTCAAAACTGATTGTGCAAGCTGCCGCAGCACGCTGCAGCTGACGAATGAGTGGAACGAGCAGAGATGATGCTCATTTCGCATTAGTTTTACATGCTATTTGGCAGTTTATTATAACCTTACACTCCATGAGATTGTGCATGTTTAAATGTTTAACCAAGTGTGCCATGGGGGTTCGGTGTCAGTTAGCTTTCCTGATACGATTGTTACCCATAGCTATCACGATGGATGGAGTAACTGCACATCTGAGCAGGCTGTACAACGGGAACTCTATCGGGTTTTCTCAAACATTTTTGGAAATTCCCATGAGATCTAAAAGTCTGAAGACCTGTTCAGTTGATAATTACGAGAAGTGGTGTGTTTATCCATGATAACTTATTGTTTTTAGCGCTACTGTTGGATACTGGGggcacattatgcaaccaaggcgaaacaattttttcatacaagcttgcatacaaaatacctttcgtttcgagatgcggaATGTGAACCCTCTATTGTGATGCTGGTGGACATCTTGTAAGTAGTGGTTTGCCTACTACTCGGGTTCTTTTTTGCCCTgcggacccttcttttcagggcggcctaggtgcctctacagaatttcggattttcgtaacaacaaaaaacaaacaaataaactaataagtttaccgacttttattcctcCACTTCCTCTTCCTGTACTGTGCGCTGCTGTATCTCGTCGATCTGCTGCTACCGTTGGCGGGAAGATtggcggtttcttccgaccggccgggactacaacggccgAATTCTCCCGGAATGGCGTTGGCTggtccggcagcggtccttggcgtttagctagggaggtgagcttggctcctttgttggaacctccctagcgacgttggcgaattatcgccggatcgacttgctcgccgcaagcgatcccggaagtcacggcagtgcacttcccagggggaacctttgtccgccctgcttcgttcaccttggctattagctatagaggagagctacgctcgttcgacttatcctctatagcgagaacggtcgatGTCACGATTCCTTATTGTTTGGCCGGGGAAGCGAATACACTCTTTCACTGTTAGCTTACCTCTGTTGGCGAACCGACACCGAATTTTtcactgtgcccgaaccacgggccgacaCTTTCGACGGGAATCTCTTCCGTCACACACGCGCACTTCGCTCACAAGCTATTGTGGCGGTAAACTTTTCCGAAAATAATCGACGTCTCTCTTTAACCGTAGTTCGTCACTTTCTCACTAttttacgatggccgccttccgcactcgaccacAACAGAACCAACCGCCTcgtcgcatagctgtcatcggtGAACAGCATACCCAACGCACACTGATttttgcaagaggagagcggagacctatctaagccctatgttgcTTGTatacaaacaaaaaacaaaaattactacacctatctgattacacaaaaccgttcacaaacgcgaaactatataactttaatgtaaacaatacactctacggagagagtacgaacgaataggtatatttccacccagtgctaaattacAATCTCAAACAATTAATTTGTTATTCTTTCAGTTGAATTACCTatgtttaaccctccggaagtcgcgcaaatggctcactgaacgagc is part of the Topomyia yanbarensis strain Yona2022 chromosome 1, ASM3024719v1, whole genome shotgun sequence genome and encodes:
- the LOC131676078 gene encoding uncharacterized protein LOC131676078; protein product: MVIGGSLFHHRPVHKVTWVSRDGFTENQIDHICVSRKWRRSLLDVRNNRSADIAYDHHLLIGEIRLRIARIYRQEEKIGRRVNTRRLEDAANAFIATGENNLGELRNQRKQWITDDTWKKIEEAKTRGAKSAARQCYSALEKEVKHSCRQDKRAWADSLADEVILNRIQEKFDATLRRQQAGFRAGRSCADNIVTLRIILEQVNEFQESLYLVFIDYEKAFGRLNYENMWGALRRKGVPEKIIGPIEAQYEAFSYRILHDGVLSDPIRVVAGVRQGCILSPLPLLFLIVIDEILVGAIDPAGLKINVNKTKSLDINTVNPSSFTVAGQAVENVESFQYLGSQMASNEGTKIDIGARIKKARAAFASLRNIWKKQSE